In Actinoplanes sp. NBC_00393, a single genomic region encodes these proteins:
- a CDS encoding redoxin family protein, with the protein MRRRAVLLAAGLALTGCTKAAPAQAPAFEAAPASEAAPASEAAPAKPAVTPKSLKFTGTTLEGAAFDAASLAGKPALLWFWAPWCATCASEAQSIGDVHEEYRDKLGIVGIAGMGTEKAMKEFVSDFELQAVTTLNDPAGKIWQRFGIAQQSWYVMIDPAGKIVHKGYLDDLQLTEKVRELTA; encoded by the coding sequence ATGAGAAGACGTGCGGTCCTGCTGGCGGCCGGGCTCGCCCTGACAGGCTGCACCAAGGCGGCGCCGGCGCAGGCTCCGGCTTTTGAAGCGGCGCCAGCCTCAGAAGCAGCTCCGGCTTCAGAGGCGGCGCCGGCCAAACCGGCGGTGACGCCGAAGTCGCTCAAGTTCACCGGGACCACGCTGGAGGGGGCCGCGTTCGACGCGGCCTCCCTGGCCGGCAAGCCGGCCCTGCTCTGGTTCTGGGCGCCCTGGTGCGCCACCTGCGCCAGCGAGGCCCAGTCGATCGGCGACGTGCACGAGGAGTACCGCGACAAGCTGGGCATCGTGGGCATCGCCGGGATGGGCACCGAGAAGGCGATGAAGGAGTTCGTCAGCGACTTCGAGCTGCAGGCCGTGACGACGCTGAACGACCCGGCCGGCAAGATCTGGCAGCGGTTCGGCATCGCCCAGCAGAGCTGGTACGTCATGATCGACCCGGCCGGGAAGATCGTGCACAAGGGCTACCTGGACGACCTGCAGCTCACCGAGAAGGTGCGCGAGCTGACCGCCTGA